One Obesumbacterium proteus DNA window includes the following coding sequences:
- a CDS encoding helix-turn-helix transcriptional regulator — MKTSVNDPCISDVTDPAIISERTLVVKVLRSAVQMLGCVVGRNTEVVLHDLTNPQNSILAIANGHVSGHQTGSSVLAGPQNDRGFSAVMQEIQDVSNDEPSVVGGYETLTRSGKKLRSATVVYRDAQGHPFASLCVNSDVSGIEAAQACLAQLLATGTQPESQSSEPPDMEYLMTEIIQGAMQHSGTKNGAMNKKAKLEAVRQMQDRGIFIVKGGVEKAAKALGVTRYTIYNYLEEIRQSQNVAKSQTSSRKK; from the coding sequence ATGAAGACTTCGGTAAACGATCCTTGTATTTCTGATGTTACTGATCCTGCCATCATCAGTGAACGTACATTAGTTGTTAAAGTATTACGCAGTGCAGTGCAAATGCTGGGGTGCGTTGTCGGGCGCAATACCGAAGTCGTATTGCATGATCTGACTAATCCTCAGAACTCAATATTGGCAATTGCGAATGGACATGTTTCTGGGCATCAAACAGGTAGCTCTGTTTTAGCTGGGCCGCAAAATGACAGAGGATTTTCTGCCGTGATGCAGGAAATCCAAGACGTTTCAAACGATGAACCTTCTGTGGTGGGGGGGTATGAGACGTTGACTCGCTCTGGCAAAAAGCTGCGCAGTGCGACAGTAGTTTACCGTGACGCTCAGGGACATCCGTTTGCTAGTTTGTGTGTTAACTCGGACGTGAGTGGCATTGAAGCAGCTCAGGCGTGTTTAGCCCAACTTTTGGCGACGGGCACGCAGCCTGAAAGTCAGTCATCAGAGCCACCAGATATGGAATATCTGATGACGGAAATTATTCAGGGTGCTATGCAGCATAGCGGCACGAAAAACGGTGCCATGAATAAGAAAGCTAAGCTTGAAGCTGTACGTCAGATGCAGGATCGCGGCATATTTATCGTGAAAGGTGGAGTGGAAAAGGCCGCGAAGGCGCTAGGTGTCACTCGCTATACGATCTATAACTATCTGGAAGAGATCAGACAGAGCCAAAATGTTGCCAAATCTCAGACATCATCGAGGAAAAAATAA
- a CDS encoding GNAT family N-acetyltransferase, whose amino-acid sequence MTITLRHETPQDIATIESVTASAFLNAEHTDHNEHLIVNALRDAGALTLSLVALDDQHLGAPHIVGHASISPVTISGGESGWYGLAPVSVLPDFQGKGIGSALVKQILVELKSIGAAGCVVLGDPAFYSRFGFVADDSLVLPGVPAEYFQTLSFKGQVPVGTVEFHAAFSVTS is encoded by the coding sequence ATGACCATAACGCTTCGTCATGAAACACCGCAGGATATCGCGACCATAGAATCAGTAACCGCCAGTGCATTTTTAAATGCGGAACATACCGATCATAACGAGCATTTGATCGTTAACGCTCTCAGAGATGCTGGCGCACTCACGCTTTCGCTGGTGGCACTCGATGATCAACATCTCGGTGCTCCACACATAGTGGGCCACGCATCTATTTCACCAGTCACGATTAGCGGTGGTGAGTCTGGCTGGTATGGTTTAGCGCCGGTTTCCGTCCTTCCCGATTTTCAGGGGAAAGGGATCGGTTCTGCGCTGGTTAAACAAATTCTGGTTGAATTGAAATCTATTGGTGCTGCGGGATGTGTCGTGCTGGGCGATCCGGCTTTCTATAGCCGTTTTGGATTCGTTGCCGATGATTCGTTGGTCTTGCCAGGGGTTCCGGCTGAATATTTTCAGACCTTGTCCTTTAAAGGACAGGTTCCCGTCGGTACCGTTGAGTTTCATGCCGCATTTAGCGTAACGAGCTAA
- the ttcA gene encoding tRNA 2-thiocytidine(32) synthetase TtcA has product MSEEQTINKKEQYNLNKLQKRLRRNVGEAIVDYNMIEEGDRIMVCLSGGKDSYTMLEILRNLQQSAPINFSLVAVNLDQKQPGFPEDILPAYLDSIGVEYKIVEENTYGIVKEKIPEGKTTCSLCSRLRRGILYRTATELGATKIALGHHRDDMLQTLFLNMFYGGKLKGMPPKLMSDDGKHIVIRPLAYCREKDIERFAEARAFPIIPCNLCGSQPNLQRQVIKDMLRDWDRRHPGRIETMFSAMQNVVPSHLADINLFDFKGIQHGGEVVDGGDLAFDREELPLIPVGLADDEDAPNFDNAVRLDVVEVK; this is encoded by the coding sequence ATGTCAGAAGAACAAACCATCAACAAGAAAGAACAATACAATCTCAACAAGCTACAAAAACGCCTGCGCCGCAATGTGGGTGAAGCCATCGTCGATTACAACATGATCGAAGAAGGCGACCGTATTATGGTTTGCTTATCCGGTGGTAAAGACAGCTACACCATGCTGGAAATCCTGCGCAATCTGCAACAAAGTGCACCTATCAACTTCAGCTTGGTCGCTGTGAATCTGGATCAGAAACAGCCTGGTTTCCCCGAAGATATCCTGCCTGCTTATTTGGACAGCATCGGCGTGGAATACAAAATCGTTGAGGAAAATACCTATGGAATAGTTAAAGAAAAAATTCCAGAAGGTAAAACCACCTGCTCACTCTGCTCTCGCCTACGTCGTGGGATCCTGTACCGCACCGCGACCGAACTGGGCGCGACCAAGATTGCGTTAGGCCATCATCGTGATGACATGCTGCAAACGCTGTTCTTAAACATGTTTTACGGCGGCAAGCTGAAAGGTATGCCACCTAAATTGATGAGTGATGACGGCAAGCACATCGTTATTCGTCCGCTGGCTTACTGCCGCGAAAAAGATATTGAACGTTTTGCTGAAGCGCGCGCTTTCCCAATTATCCCGTGCAACCTGTGTGGCTCACAGCCAAACTTACAGCGTCAGGTCATCAAAGATATGCTGCGTGATTGGGATCGCCGTCATCCTGGCCGCATCGAAACCATGTTTAGCGCGATGCAGAACGTAGTACCTTCGCATCTTGCTGATATTAATCTGTTCGATTTTAAAGGTATTCAGCACGGCGGCGAAGTTGTCGACGGCGGTGATTTGGCGTTTGACCGCGAAGAGCTGCCGCTGATCCCTGTCGGATTGGCTGATGATGAAGATGCCCCAAACTTTGACAACGCGGTACGTTTGGATGTAGTTGAAGTGAAGTGA
- the zntB gene encoding zinc transporter ZntB, whose product MKEDAVTDTNVISGEQLKIQDAVYALQLDGKGGSVPVTDLTQATCEHPCWLHLDYARQETQRWLTNSVLLPDSVRECLGGESMRPRVTRLGDGTMITLRSINFNNDSRPDQLVVIRLYMTGKLVVSTRHRKVYAIDEVLTDLQNGTGPVSSGDLLVQVADALTDHASEFIEDLHDKIIDLEDNLLDQQVPERGQLALIRKQLIVLRRYMAPQRDVFARLASERLPWMTDDDRRRMQDISDRLGRGLDDLDGSIARTAILADEISNLMADAMNRRTYTMSLLAMLFLPTTFLTGLFGVNLGGIPGSTSPVAFATFCFLLVLLCVFVVVWLKRSKWL is encoded by the coding sequence CTGAAAGAGGATGCCGTGACTGATACTAATGTCATTTCGGGTGAACAGTTAAAAATTCAGGATGCTGTTTATGCTTTGCAGCTCGATGGTAAGGGCGGAAGCGTTCCGGTTACGGATCTCACGCAGGCGACCTGCGAACATCCTTGCTGGCTGCATTTGGACTATGCGCGCCAAGAAACTCAACGCTGGCTGACAAATTCTGTGCTGTTGCCTGACTCCGTTCGCGAGTGTCTGGGCGGTGAAAGCATGCGTCCGCGGGTGACACGCTTGGGCGATGGCACCATGATTACGCTGCGTAGCATTAACTTTAATAACGATTCACGCCCCGATCAATTGGTGGTCATACGGCTTTATATGACGGGCAAGCTGGTGGTGTCGACGCGCCATCGTAAAGTGTATGCCATTGACGAAGTACTGACCGATCTGCAAAACGGCACAGGCCCTGTAAGCAGCGGCGATTTATTAGTACAGGTTGCTGATGCGCTCACTGACCATGCCAGCGAATTCATTGAAGACCTGCATGACAAAATCATCGATCTTGAAGACAACCTGCTCGATCAACAGGTTCCTGAACGCGGACAGCTTGCGCTCATCCGCAAACAGCTGATTGTGCTACGTCGCTATATGGCTCCACAGCGTGATGTTTTTGCCCGCTTGGCCAGCGAGCGTTTGCCATGGATGACCGATGACGATCGTCGTCGCATGCAGGACATTTCAGATCGTCTTGGTCGCGGCTTGGATGACTTGGACGGCAGCATTGCGCGTACTGCTATTCTGGCCGATGAAATTTCAAACCTGATGGCGGATGCGATGAACCGCCGTACCTATACGATGTCGCTGCTGGCCATGCTTTTCCTGCCAACGACGTTTTTAACCGGGCTGTTTGGGGTGAACTTAGGGGGTATTCCCGGCAGTACGTCGCCGGTTGCGTTTGCCACATTCTGCTTTTTGCTAGTTTTGTTGTGTGTTTTCGTTGTGGTCTGGTTAAAACGTAGTAAATGGTTGTAA
- the menI gene encoding 1,4-dihydroxy-2-naphthoyl-CoA hydrolase, with the protein MIWKRAATLEQLNQTGADCMVGHLDIQITRMGDDELEGTMPVDRRTTQPFGLLHGGASVVLAETLGSLAGYLCSEGKQQVVGLEINANHIRAVREGRVRGVCKAVHVGRRHQVWQIEIFDQQNRLCCTSRLTTAVIDPA; encoded by the coding sequence ATGATTTGGAAACGTGCGGCAACGCTTGAGCAGCTTAATCAAACCGGTGCCGATTGTATGGTCGGTCATCTTGATATCCAAATTACCCGCATGGGTGATGATGAACTCGAAGGGACGATGCCGGTCGATCGTCGAACGACGCAGCCTTTTGGACTGCTGCACGGCGGAGCTTCCGTGGTATTAGCCGAAACGCTAGGCTCACTGGCTGGGTATCTGTGCAGTGAGGGCAAGCAACAGGTGGTTGGGTTAGAAATTAATGCTAATCACATTCGCGCGGTGCGCGAAGGGCGAGTGCGAGGTGTGTGCAAGGCAGTACACGTTGGTCGACGTCATCAGGTGTGGCAGATAGAAATTTTTGATCAGCAAAATCGCTTATGCTGTACGTCGCGGCTTACGACCGCGGTGATTGACCCTGCTTAA
- a CDS encoding FAD-binding and (Fe-S)-binding domain-containing protein, with amino-acid sequence MIPQISQAPGLVQLVLDFLQSLKNNGFTGYMDTSYAARLTMATDNSIYQLLPDAVLFPRSTPDVALIARVADEERYRSLVFTPRGGGTGTNGQSLNRGIVVDMSRHMNRILEVNPEEGWVRVEAGVIKDQLNQYLKPFGYFFAPELSTSNRATLGGMINTDASGQGSLVYGKTSDHVLGLRTVLLGGELLDTAPVPVELAEKLAQSGSLGGKIYRAVVDSCRNNRALIIDKFPALNRFLTGYDLRHVFSDDMQTFDLTRIITGSEGTLAFVTEAKLDITPLPKVRRLVNIKYDSFDSALRNAPYMVEAKALSVETVDSRVLNLAREDIVWHSVSEMILDVPNKEMLGLNIVEFAGDDLALIDARVTSLCQRMDELMAAQQAGVIGYQVCEDLSGIERIYAMRKKAVGLLGNAKGQAKPIPFVEDTCVPPQHLADYIAEFRALLDSHNLTYGMFGHVDAGVLHVRPALDMCDPQQEMLMKTLSDKVVELTAKYGGLLWGEHGKGFRAQYSPEFFGDALFTELRRIKAAFDPDNRLNPGKICSPLDCDEPMMQVDAQKRGTFDRRIPLQVRTEYRGAMECNGNGLCFNFDVRSPMCPSMKITGDRIHSPKGRATLVREWLRLLSEQGVDPLTLEQKLGERSTVRGMIEKTRNSWHAKKGEYDFSHEVKDAMSGCLACKACSTQCPIKIDVPGFRARFLQLYHTRYLRPVRDYLVAGVESYTPLMAKAPKVFNFFFSQPWLRTMSEKRIGMVDLPLLSTPTLKQSLAGHSAYQTTLEQLEKLGEQDLQRHVLIVQDPFTTYYDAQVVADFVRLVERLGFQPVLLPFSPNGKAQHIKGFLTRFAKTAQKTADFLNRVARLGMPMVGVDPALVLCYRDEYREVLGEQRGDFSVQLVHEWLQKALPQPPETPPQTGESWYLFGHCTETTALPASTQQWQKIFARYGATLENVSVGCCGMAGTYGHESKNLANSLGIYELSWHQALQRLPRQRCLAPGYSCRSQVKRIEGNGLRHPLQALLEIVR; translated from the coding sequence ATGATCCCACAAATTTCTCAGGCACCAGGACTTGTTCAGCTGGTGCTGGATTTCTTGCAATCGCTGAAAAATAACGGTTTTACCGGCTATATGGATACCAGCTATGCGGCACGCCTAACCATGGCCACCGACAACAGCATTTATCAATTATTACCGGATGCGGTGTTGTTTCCGCGTTCCACGCCCGATGTGGCATTGATTGCCCGCGTAGCAGATGAAGAGCGCTATCGCTCGCTGGTGTTTACTCCGCGCGGCGGTGGTACCGGGACGAACGGACAATCGCTAAACCGCGGTATCGTAGTGGATATGTCCCGCCATATGAATCGTATTCTGGAGGTTAATCCAGAAGAAGGCTGGGTAAGGGTTGAAGCTGGGGTTATCAAAGATCAGCTTAATCAATATTTAAAGCCTTTTGGCTACTTTTTTGCACCAGAACTTTCCACCAGTAATCGCGCTACGCTTGGCGGAATGATAAACACCGATGCTTCAGGGCAAGGTTCACTGGTGTATGGCAAAACGTCTGACCATGTATTAGGGCTGCGAACCGTGTTGTTGGGCGGAGAGCTTCTGGACACCGCTCCCGTTCCGGTTGAGCTGGCGGAGAAGCTTGCGCAAAGTGGCTCACTGGGAGGAAAAATCTATCGCGCAGTGGTGGATTCCTGTCGAAATAATCGTGCGCTGATTATTGATAAGTTCCCCGCGCTAAACCGTTTTCTGACCGGCTATGATTTGCGCCACGTGTTTAGCGATGATATGCAAACGTTTGACCTGACTCGCATTATCACCGGCTCCGAAGGGACGCTGGCGTTTGTAACCGAGGCCAAACTCGATATTACTCCGCTCCCGAAAGTGCGGCGGTTGGTGAATATCAAATATGACTCCTTCGACTCTGCGCTACGCAACGCGCCTTATATGGTTGAGGCGAAAGCGCTGTCGGTAGAAACCGTGGATTCACGGGTTTTGAATCTGGCGCGTGAAGACATTGTTTGGCACTCCGTTAGCGAAATGATTTTAGATGTTCCCAATAAAGAGATGCTGGGGCTCAATATCGTTGAGTTTGCCGGTGACGATCTGGCGTTGATTGATGCGCGTGTTACCTCATTATGCCAACGCATGGACGAGCTGATGGCGGCACAGCAAGCCGGAGTGATTGGTTATCAAGTTTGCGAAGATCTCTCGGGTATTGAGCGTATCTATGCGATGCGAAAAAAAGCGGTGGGGCTACTGGGCAATGCGAAGGGGCAGGCTAAGCCGATCCCTTTCGTGGAGGACACTTGCGTACCACCACAGCATCTGGCCGATTATATTGCTGAGTTTCGCGCATTGCTCGATAGCCACAATTTAACCTATGGCATGTTTGGCCACGTTGATGCGGGCGTTCTGCATGTGCGACCTGCCTTAGATATGTGCGATCCTCAGCAGGAAATGCTGATGAAAACGCTGTCTGATAAAGTGGTTGAACTCACGGCCAAATACGGTGGTTTGCTGTGGGGAGAGCACGGTAAAGGCTTTCGTGCTCAATACAGCCCTGAATTCTTTGGTGACGCGTTGTTTACCGAACTGCGCCGTATCAAAGCCGCGTTTGATCCTGACAATCGACTAAATCCGGGAAAAATTTGTTCTCCACTCGACTGCGATGAGCCGATGATGCAGGTTGATGCCCAAAAGCGTGGAACCTTCGACAGGCGCATTCCGCTTCAGGTACGAACCGAATATCGCGGTGCGATGGAGTGCAACGGCAACGGTCTGTGCTTTAACTTTGATGTGCGCAGCCCCATGTGCCCGTCGATGAAAATCACTGGCGATAGAATTCATTCACCTAAAGGTCGAGCAACGCTGGTGCGTGAATGGCTGCGGTTGCTTTCCGAGCAGGGGGTTGACCCGCTAACGCTTGAGCAAAAATTGGGTGAACGATCTACCGTGCGCGGAATGATTGAAAAAACGCGTAATTCTTGGCACGCGAAAAAAGGCGAATATGATTTCTCGCATGAGGTCAAAGACGCTATGTCAGGCTGTTTGGCCTGCAAAGCCTGTTCAACCCAATGCCCCATTAAAATTGATGTTCCGGGCTTCCGCGCTCGATTCTTACAGCTGTATCACACGCGTTATCTGCGGCCGGTACGTGACTATCTGGTTGCAGGCGTTGAAAGTTATACCCCGTTGATGGCGAAGGCACCGAAGGTATTCAACTTCTTCTTCAGCCAGCCGTGGTTGCGCACTATGAGCGAAAAACGTATTGGTATGGTGGATTTACCGTTACTGTCGACGCCAACACTTAAACAGTCACTAGCTGGGCACAGCGCCTACCAAACCACGTTGGAACAGCTCGAAAAACTGGGCGAGCAAGATCTCCAGCGCCATGTGTTGATCGTGCAAGATCCCTTCACGACTTACTATGATGCTCAAGTCGTGGCAGATTTTGTCCGGTTGGTTGAGCGCTTAGGGTTTCAGCCCGTTCTGCTGCCGTTCTCGCCCAATGGTAAGGCGCAGCATATTAAAGGCTTTCTCACTCGCTTTGCCAAAACGGCACAAAAAACGGCAGACTTCCTCAATCGCGTTGCGCGCTTGGGGATGCCGATGGTGGGGGTCGATCCCGCTTTAGTGCTGTGCTACCGCGATGAGTATCGTGAAGTTTTAGGTGAGCAGCGTGGGGATTTCAGCGTACAGTTAGTTCACGAGTGGCTGCAAAAAGCATTGCCTCAGCCGCCGGAGACACCTCCTCAAACTGGGGAATCATGGTATTTGTTCGGCCACTGTACTGAAACGACGGCATTGCCTGCGAGCACGCAACAATGGCAGAAAATATTTGCCCGCTATGGTGCTACCTTGGAAAATGTTAGCGTTGGATGCTGTGGAATGGCAGGAACTTACGGCCATGAAAGTAAGAACCTTGCTAACTCGCTGGGTATTTATGAGCTATCGTGGCATCAGGCACTGCAACGCTTGCCGCGTCAGCGCTGTCTTGCTCCGGGATATTCTTGCCGCAGTCAGGTTAAACGCATTGAAGGAAATGGATTACGCCATCCTCTACAGGCACTTTTGGAGATTGTTCGATGA
- the ydiK gene encoding AI-2E family transporter YdiK, protein MYKPQHKYDLPRIMFGVLFVSLMIVACLWVVQPFILGFAWASMIVIATWPVLIKLQSIFWGKRWIAVLLMTLLLLLLFIIPIALVIGSLIDNSGPVLEWASSAKNWSIPDLLWLKSIPAVGHKLYNSWHSMLAGGGSIIIAKIQPYIGQTITWFVAQAAHVGSFVLHCSLMLLFSALLYSRGEDVALGIRHFAIRLGSERGDAAVVLAAQAIRAVALGVVVTALVQSVLGGIGLAISGIGYATLLTVLMFICCLAQLGPLLVLVPAIIWLYWSGDTTWGTVLLVWSCVVGTLDNFLRPALIRMGADLPMILILSGVIGGLLAFGMIGLFIGPVVLAVSYRLVSAWVHEAPEPVKDVEQVARELDQL, encoded by the coding sequence ATGTATAAACCGCAGCACAAATACGATCTCCCCCGCATCATGTTCGGGGTTCTGTTTGTATCGTTGATGATTGTCGCCTGCCTTTGGGTGGTACAACCATTTATTCTTGGATTCGCATGGGCCAGCATGATTGTTATCGCAACTTGGCCGGTGCTAATTAAATTGCAGAGTATATTTTGGGGTAAGCGCTGGATTGCAGTGTTACTCATGACATTATTACTGCTGCTACTTTTCATTATTCCTATTGCCCTCGTGATAGGCAGCCTAATTGATAATAGCGGCCCCGTTCTTGAGTGGGCATCGTCCGCGAAAAACTGGTCAATTCCCGATCTGCTTTGGTTAAAAAGCATTCCTGCCGTTGGGCACAAGCTGTATAACAGCTGGCATTCCATGCTAGCCGGTGGCGGCAGCATTATTATCGCCAAAATACAGCCCTACATTGGCCAAACCATCACGTGGTTTGTTGCTCAAGCCGCGCATGTCGGTTCATTCGTATTGCACTGTTCTCTAATGCTGTTATTCAGCGCGCTGCTCTATAGCCGCGGCGAAGATGTCGCTTTAGGTATTCGCCACTTTGCCATTCGCTTAGGCTCAGAACGTGGCGATGCGGCAGTCGTTCTTGCTGCTCAAGCTATTCGCGCTGTCGCGCTCGGTGTCGTCGTTACCGCGCTTGTTCAATCGGTTCTCGGCGGTATTGGTCTGGCGATCAGCGGAATTGGCTACGCCACGCTGCTTACCGTGCTCATGTTCATTTGTTGTTTAGCACAGCTTGGGCCGTTATTAGTGTTGGTCCCTGCCATCATCTGGTTGTATTGGAGCGGTGATACTACCTGGGGGACGGTGCTACTCGTGTGGAGTTGTGTTGTGGGTACGCTGGACAACTTCCTGCGTCCTGCGCTGATTCGCATGGGGGCTGATTTGCCGATGATACTCATTTTGTCTGGCGTTATCGGCGGCCTGTTAGCTTTCGGTATGATCGGTCTGTTTATCGGTCCGGTGGTGCTTGCCGTTTCTTATCGCTTAGTCTCTGCTTGGGTTCATGAAGCACCTGAACCGGTGAAAGACGTTGAGCAAGTCGCACGCGAATTAGATCAGCTCTAA
- the ppsA gene encoding phosphoenolpyruvate synthase produces MSSNGPDLHNVLWYNQLGMHDVDRVGGKNASLGEMITNLSELGVSVPNGFATTAQAFNDFLEQSGVNQRIYDLLDKTDIDDVTQLAKTGAQIRQWVVETPFTPALERDIRSAYQQLAQDNADASFAVRSSATAEDMPDASFAGQQETFLNVQGIDAVMVAVKHVFASLFNDRAISYRVHQGYDHRGVALSAGVQLMVRSDLAAAGVMFTIDTESGFDQVVFITSAYGLGEMVVQGAVNPDEFYVHKPTLQKGKPAIVRRTMGSKKIRMVYAESQEHGKQVRIEDVEDNARNRFSLNDHEVEQLAHQALMIEQHYGRPMDIEWAKDGHTGKLFIVQARPETVRSNEQVMERYQLTGHSEVLTEGRAIGHRIGAGPVKVIHDISEMNRIEPGDVLVTDMTDPDWEPIMKKASAIVTNRGGRTCHAAIIARELGIPAVVGCGDATEHLRDGQKVTVSCAEGDTGYVYSDMLDFTVHSSQVSTMPDLPLKIMMNIGNPDRAFDFARLPNEGVGLARLEFIINRMIGVHPRALLEFDQQDAETQAEIKQMMQGYDSPVEFYIGRLTEGIATLAAAFWPKRVIVRLSDFKSNEYANLVGGERYEPHEENPMLGFRGAGRYVADSFKDCFALECAAVKRVRNDMGLTNVEVMIPFVRTVAQAEAVVKQLASEGLKRGENDLKVIMMCEIPSNALLADQFLEHFDGFSIGSNDMTQLTLGLDRDSGVVSELFDERNEAVKALLSMAIRAAKAQGKYVGICGQGPSDHEDFARRLMDEGIDSLSLNPDTVVQTWINLSEK; encoded by the coding sequence ATGTCTAGTAATGGCCCTGACTTGCATAACGTGCTTTGGTACAACCAGCTCGGCATGCACGATGTTGATCGGGTGGGGGGCAAGAATGCCTCTCTGGGAGAAATGATCACCAATCTGTCTGAGCTTGGTGTTTCGGTGCCTAATGGTTTTGCTACTACCGCACAGGCATTCAATGATTTTCTGGAACAAAGCGGTGTTAACCAGCGCATTTATGATTTGCTGGATAAGACAGATATTGATGACGTAACACAACTGGCCAAAACGGGCGCACAGATCCGTCAGTGGGTCGTTGAAACGCCATTTACTCCAGCATTAGAGCGTGACATTCGTAGTGCTTATCAACAACTGGCACAAGATAATGCCGATGCATCCTTTGCCGTGCGTTCATCCGCGACGGCTGAAGATATGCCTGACGCGTCATTTGCCGGTCAGCAAGAAACTTTCCTCAACGTTCAAGGTATCGACGCGGTGATGGTCGCGGTGAAGCATGTGTTTGCCTCGCTGTTTAACGATCGCGCTATTTCCTATCGCGTACATCAAGGCTATGACCACCGTGGCGTTGCACTCTCTGCGGGCGTGCAACTAATGGTGCGTTCTGATTTAGCTGCCGCCGGTGTGATGTTCACTATTGATACTGAGTCTGGCTTCGATCAGGTTGTTTTCATTACTTCAGCCTACGGTCTGGGTGAAATGGTGGTGCAGGGGGCGGTAAACCCTGATGAGTTTTACGTTCACAAACCGACGCTGCAAAAAGGCAAACCAGCGATTGTGCGTCGTACCATGGGTTCGAAAAAAATCCGGATGGTGTATGCCGAAAGCCAAGAGCACGGCAAACAGGTGCGTATTGAAGATGTTGAAGACAACGCCCGCAACCGCTTTAGTTTGAACGACCATGAGGTGGAGCAGTTGGCGCATCAGGCGCTGATGATTGAGCAACACTATGGTCGTCCAATGGACATCGAATGGGCGAAAGACGGGCACACCGGCAAGCTGTTTATCGTTCAGGCGCGTCCAGAAACCGTTCGTTCCAATGAGCAAGTGATGGAGCGCTACCAACTGACGGGTCATAGTGAAGTGCTAACCGAAGGCCGAGCCATCGGTCATCGCATTGGTGCCGGTCCGGTAAAAGTCATCCATGATATCAGTGAAATGAACCGTATTGAGCCGGGTGATGTGCTGGTGACGGATATGACCGATCCCGATTGGGAACCGATCATGAAGAAGGCATCGGCCATTGTCACCAACCGTGGTGGACGTACCTGCCACGCGGCCATTATCGCGCGTGAACTGGGTATTCCTGCGGTGGTGGGCTGCGGCGATGCGACGGAACATTTGCGTGACGGTCAGAAAGTCACGGTTTCCTGTGCCGAAGGCGATACCGGCTATGTTTACAGCGATATGCTGGACTTCACGGTGCATAGTTCTCAGGTTTCGACTATGCCTGACCTGCCGCTGAAGATCATGATGAACATTGGTAACCCGGATCGCGCCTTTGACTTTGCTCGCCTGCCAAACGAGGGCGTAGGTCTTGCGCGCTTGGAGTTCATTATCAACCGCATGATAGGCGTGCATCCGCGTGCGCTGCTGGAGTTCGACCAGCAAGATGCTGAGACTCAGGCCGAGATTAAGCAGATGATGCAAGGCTATGACAGCCCCGTTGAGTTTTACATCGGTCGCTTGACGGAAGGGATCGCGACGTTGGCGGCTGCATTCTGGCCAAAACGCGTTATCGTGCGCCTGTCTGACTTTAAGTCTAATGAATATGCCAATCTCGTCGGCGGTGAGCGTTATGAGCCACATGAAGAGAACCCAATGCTGGGCTTCCGTGGCGCGGGTCGCTACGTTGCAGATAGCTTTAAAGATTGTTTCGCGTTGGAATGTGCAGCGGTAAAACGTGTGCGTAATGATATGGGGCTGACTAACGTTGAAGTGATGATCCCGTTCGTTCGTACCGTGGCGCAGGCCGAAGCCGTAGTTAAGCAGCTGGCATCGGAAGGGCTTAAACGCGGCGAGAACGATCTTAAGGTCATCATGATGTGTGAAATCCCATCAAATGCTCTGCTGGCTGACCAGTTCCTTGAACATTTCGATGGCTTCTCCATTGGCTCAAACGACATGACTCAGCTTACGCTGGGGCTGGATCGCGATTCCGGTGTTGTTTCTGAGCTGTTTGATGAGCGCAATGAAGCGGTTAAGGCGCTGCTTTCTATGGCGATCAGAGCGGCTAAGGCTCAGGGGAAATACGTGGGTATTTGCGGGCAAGGACCGTCAGATCACGAAGATTTTGCCCGCCGGTTGATGGATGAAGGCATTGATAGCTTATCCTTAAATCCAGATACGGTAGTTCAAACGTGGATTAATTTGTCGGAAAAATAG